The nucleotide window ATAATTTTGTAtctttttgaataaaaaaaattataaataaggaacaatttaaaaaaattattgcttttatatttattgataattatttcataatttCCTACATAACGTTCTTAATTAAATTTCTTATATTGTTTcgcatattttattatattgacCTTATCTATGTATTATAAGTCTCCCCCAATTGGCAAAATATAGATAGGAATACatagaataatatatttttttttctgaaaacTTTTCAATCATTCTAAATTATCAAATAccgaataaataaataaaaagttcacaaatttatattatctCAAAATGAAAGGATTACACAAGATTTTATGTTTAACCGGttccttatatattttatcctgtagttttttttcatctggTGTTTCCGCAGCTGTACGatagaaaaagagaaaaaaatacttataaGTTAAACATACTAAAAGTGTCAATAATAGTGATCGTCAGCCATTCCTAGTTTAGGGAGAAAAAGATGCACCTATGTACAcaagtatacatatgcacgcaTATACCCACTTATgcctacatttttttggtaaaaacGTTCGTTTTCAGGGTGCCAAGCGTGAGAAGGTCATCCCCGCACGTGTTCCAAGCACGATAGAGGAATTGGATGCAGAAGGAGTATATACCAGATccgaatggaaaaagaaaaaatggtccGAATTTATGAAATCAATGGAGGGAgattttaaagaatttatGGTTTAtttggaaaatgaaaaaaaagctggCTAGAAGGAAAAGATGAACAATGGGAACAATGGAAAgaatatatggaaaaaaaatgggagcacTATGACGAATATACCTTTAAAGAATTATTGTCCAATAAAGCAAAAGATGCATTAACATGGAATGACAAAGAATGGACAAATTGGGTAAGTAAAAACGGAAGATTGGCATTGAAAGGAGATTGGAATAAATGGGTTAACGGACAGGATGTCTTTTTCAAATCAGGTATTAATAAtgattggaaaaattggagTGAGTTCAAAAGGA belongs to Plasmodium cynomolgi strain B DNA, scaffold: 0065, whole genome shotgun sequence and includes:
- a CDS encoding tryptophan-rich antigen (Pv-fam-a;~putative), with the protein product MEKKWEHYDEYTFKELLSNKAKDALTWNDKEWTNWVSKNGRLALKGDWNKWVNGQDVFFKSGINNDWKNWSEFKRKEYGLIEWKYFEDKFWKYWMNNSKVNGIDEKMARKT